The following are from one region of the Baumannia cicadellinicola str. Hc (Homalodisca coagulata) genome:
- the aroQ gene encoding type II 3-dehydroquinate dehydratase: protein MTDKFHILLLNGPNLNLLGHREVTKYGYTTLTEIVKDLIHIAANLKVKLCHFQSNAEHILIHHIHEARGKIDFILINPAAFTHTSIALRDAFLSVNIPFIEIHLSNIYAREPFRHYSYLSDIAVGVICGLGIDGYHFALHKAVKLLSKSH from the coding sequence ATTACTGATAAGTTCCATATTTTGCTTCTGAATGGCCCTAATTTAAATTTACTAGGTCACCGTGAAGTAACAAAGTATGGCTATACCACACTTACGGAAATCGTCAAAGATTTGATTCATATTGCAGCAAATCTTAAAGTAAAACTTTGCCATTTTCAGTCTAATGCAGAGCACATACTTATTCATCATATACATGAGGCTCGTGGTAAGATAGATTTTATCCTTATCAATCCTGCGGCATTTACTCATACTAGCATTGCCCTACGTGATGCTTTTTTATCGGTTAATATCCCATTTATCGAGATTCATCTATCTAATATATATGCTCGGGAGCCATTTAGACATTATTCTTATCTATCTGATATTGCCGTTGGCGTAATCTGCGGTTTAGGTATTGATGGATATCACTTTGCTTTACATAAAGCGGTTAAACTTCTCTCAAAATCTCATTAA
- the accB gene encoding acetyl-CoA carboxylase biotin carboxyl carrier protein, with protein MDIRKIKKLIELIEESSISELKISEGEESVRISRSTVQSAYPMIHTDVPMSQQQLGTTVSDNSIETTTVPTISTYLVRSPMVGIFYRTPSPETKPFIEVGKNVNLGDTLCIIEAMKIMNRIQSDKAGVVKAILIDDGQPVEFDEPLMIIE; from the coding sequence ATGGATATTCGTAAGATCAAAAAACTGATTGAACTGATTGAAGAATCTAGCATTTCAGAGTTAAAAATCTCCGAAGGTGAAGAATCAGTTCGTATTAGTCGTTCTACAGTACAATCAGCCTACCCAATGATACATACTGATGTTCCTATGTCCCAACAACAATTAGGGACAACTGTATCTGACAATTCAATAGAAACTACAACCGTACCAACGATTAGTACATATCTAGTACGCTCACCAATGGTGGGTATTTTCTATCGAACACCCAGCCCAGAAACAAAACCTTTCATAGAAGTAGGTAAAAATGTTAACTTAGGTGATACTCTGTGCATTATTGAAGCGATGAAAATCATGAATAGAATTCAATCAGATAAAGCTGGAGTAGTTAAAGCTATTTTAATAGATGATGGTCAACCAGTTGAATTCGACGAACCACTAATGATCATCGAATGA
- the accC gene encoding acetyl-CoA carboxylase biotin carboxylase subunit, whose amino-acid sequence MLDKIVIANRGEIALRILRTCKELNIQTVAVHSTIDRDLKHVLLADETICIGPPPSIKSYLNIPAIISAAEITGSTAIHPGYGFLSENADFAEQVERSGFIFIGPKAETIRLMGDKVSAIKTMKKNGIPCIPGSDGPVSEDMHKNHAIAKLIGYPVIIKASGGGGGRGMRIVCNDQDLESSIRITRAEAKAVFSNDIVYMEKYLENPRHIEIQILADNQGNVIYLADRDCSMQRRHQKVLEEAPAPGITDELRRYIGERCAKACIEIGYRGAGTFEFLYEKGEFFFIEMNTRIQVEHPVTEMITGIDIIKEQLLIASGQPLSITQDKINILGHAVECRINAEDPNTFLPSPGKITRFHAPSGFGVRWESHIYASYSVPPYYDSMIGKLICFGENRNVAISRMKNALTELIIDSIKTNIDLQLKIINDENFQNGGTNIHYLENKLGIQKT is encoded by the coding sequence ATGTTAGATAAAATTGTCATTGCAAACCGTGGTGAAATTGCATTACGTATTCTTAGGACATGCAAGGAGCTAAATATTCAAACTGTGGCTGTACATTCAACTATAGATCGAGATCTAAAACACGTGTTGTTAGCAGATGAAACAATTTGTATTGGACCTCCACCTTCAATAAAAAGTTATCTGAATATTCCTGCTATTATTTCAGCAGCAGAAATTACGGGATCAACAGCTATTCATCCAGGGTATGGATTTTTATCTGAGAATGCTGATTTTGCAGAACAAGTTGAACGTTCTGGTTTTATTTTTATTGGTCCGAAGGCAGAAACTATTCGTCTTATGGGAGACAAAGTATCAGCAATTAAAACCATGAAAAAAAATGGTATACCCTGTATACCAGGTTCAGATGGACCAGTAAGTGAAGATATGCATAAAAATCATGCTATTGCTAAACTTATTGGTTATCCTGTCATAATTAAAGCTTCCGGAGGTGGGGGTGGGCGTGGTATGCGTATTGTGTGTAACGATCAAGATCTGGAATCTTCTATTCGAATTACCCGTGCTGAAGCAAAAGCTGTATTTAGTAATGATATAGTTTATATGGAGAAGTATCTAGAGAACCCTCGACACATCGAAATTCAGATTTTAGCAGATAATCAAGGTAACGTAATTTATTTAGCCGATCGTGACTGCTCAATGCAGCGCCGTCACCAAAAAGTTCTAGAAGAAGCGCCTGCACCAGGTATTACTGATGAGTTACGTCGTTATATTGGAGAACGTTGTGCGAAAGCTTGTATTGAAATAGGCTATCGTGGTGCTGGTACTTTTGAGTTTCTATATGAAAAAGGTGAGTTTTTTTTCATAGAAATGAATACACGTATTCAAGTTGAACATCCGGTAACTGAAATGATCACTGGTATAGATATAATCAAAGAACAGTTACTAATAGCATCAGGTCAACCACTATCTATTACTCAGGATAAAATAAATATATTGGGTCATGCAGTAGAGTGCCGAATTAACGCTGAAGATCCTAATACTTTCTTGCCTAGTCCTGGCAAGATTACGCGTTTTCATGCTCCAAGTGGCTTTGGCGTTCGTTGGGAGTCACATATTTATGCAAGCTACTCAGTTCCACCCTATTATGACTCTATGATAGGGAAACTAATTTGTTTTGGCGAGAATAGGAATGTAGCTATTTCGCGCATGAAAAATGCATTAACAGAGCTAATTATAGATAGCATTAAAACTAATATAGATCTACAATTAAAAATTATTAATGATGAAAACTTCCAAAATGGTGGTACTAATATTCACTATTTAGAAAATAAATTAGGAATCCAAAAAACATAA
- a CDS encoding MarC family NAAT transporter produces the protein MLELFKAVGLGLMVLLPLANPLTTLALFLSLSENMTAEERNQQSLLTSFYVLLIMIVVFYAGTTVMNVFGISLQGLRIAGGLIVSFLGFRMLFPEQNDEIKNNSNKIKNINIAFVPLAMPSTTGPGTIAMIISWVSTFKHDVCFSPWITKITPILVFITVSLIVWCVLRSSSIIMRIVGTNGIKVISQLMGFLLVCMGVQFIINGIKGIIY, from the coding sequence ATGTTAGAATTATTCAAGGCTGTTGGCCTAGGCTTAATGGTTTTGTTGCCTTTAGCAAATCCATTAACAACCCTAGCATTATTTTTAAGCCTCAGTGAAAATATGACCGCTGAGGAACGTAATCAGCAGTCACTACTAACATCTTTTTATGTATTACTTATCATGATCGTAGTTTTTTATGCAGGTACTACAGTCATGAATGTATTTGGTATTTCCCTCCAAGGTTTACGTATTGCTGGTGGTCTTATTGTTTCATTTCTTGGATTTCGTATGTTATTTCCTGAGCAGAATGATGAAATTAAAAATAATAGCAATAAGATAAAAAATATTAACATAGCTTTTGTACCGCTAGCAATGCCTAGTACAACAGGGCCAGGCACTATCGCGATGATTATTAGTTGGGTATCTACTTTTAAACATGATGTATGTTTTTCACCTTGGATAACAAAGATTACACCAATTTTAGTATTTATTACGGTAAGCTTAATCGTATGGTGTGTACTACGTAGTTCTAGCATAATCATGCGTATTGTCGGCACTAATGGTATCAAGGTCATTTCACAACTAATGGGATTTTTACTGGTATGTATGGGAGTACAATTTATTATCAATGGTATCAAAGGCATTATTTACTAA
- the prlC gene encoding oligopeptidase A, whose translation MKNYCFVPPLLPLFSVISSENIVPAVKEALDYCRNTIEQVTGNHSVAFNWENLCQRIADADNYLSHVWSPVNHLNAVNNNPEIRAAYEESITLLSAYSTWVGQHKDLYNAYCSLSDSDEYKMLSIAQKQALDNTLRSFKLSGINLITEKQQRYGQIIARLSNLESNYSNNVLDATMGWNKLITNKDLLSGIPDSGLAAARANAELHAQEGWLLTLDIPCYLLVITYCDNSILREELYRAYNTRASDQGPNAGKWDNGPIIQEILSLRNELANILGFNNYAEQSLVTKMARDPQEVLDFLHNLAKLAFAQGEQELAQLCKFAKTKFNHDKLEPWDIAYYSEKQKQSLFSINDEQLRPYFPESQVLSGLFEIVKRVYGIRIVERKNVDVWHLDVRFFDVFDELGELRGSFYLDLYIRDNKRSGAWMDECISMMRKADGTLQKPVAYLTCNFHRPVNGKPSLLTHNEVTTLFHEFGHGIHHMLTIIETPGVSGINGVPWDAVELPSQFMENFCWQPEALHLISGHYETKKPLPTAIINKLLKVKNYQAALGLLRQVELSLFDFYMHYLFHPSDGINVLEILAKVKKQVSVLPNVEWTRFPNTFSHVFSGGYAAGYYSYLWANVLAADAWSRLEEEGIFNQKTGKSFIDNILSRGGSEDPMVLFTRFRGRKPQLDAMLRHYGISNISNIDKDINSNKLS comes from the coding sequence ATGAAGAACTATTGTTTTGTCCCGCCTTTATTACCTTTATTTTCTGTTATCAGTTCTGAAAATATAGTCCCGGCTGTTAAAGAAGCATTAGACTATTGCCGTAATACTATTGAGCAAGTAACAGGTAATCATTCTGTTGCTTTTAACTGGGAGAATCTTTGTCAGCGAATAGCAGATGCTGATAACTATTTAAGCCATGTTTGGTCGCCAGTTAATCATTTAAATGCAGTTAATAATAATCCTGAAATACGTGCTGCTTATGAAGAAAGTATAACGCTATTATCAGCATATAGCACTTGGGTAGGACAACATAAAGACCTATACAATGCTTATTGTAGTTTAAGTGATAGTGATGAATATAAAATGCTAAGCATAGCACAAAAACAGGCATTAGATAATACATTACGCTCTTTTAAGCTGTCTGGTATTAACCTTATAACAGAAAAACAGCAGCGTTACGGACAGATTATTGCTCGACTATCTAATTTAGAGTCAAATTATAGCAATAACGTACTAGATGCTACTATGGGATGGAATAAGCTGATTACGAATAAAGATCTGTTATCTGGAATACCAGATAGTGGACTAGCTGCTGCTCGTGCTAATGCTGAGTTACACGCACAGGAAGGTTGGTTACTTACCCTAGATATTCCTTGTTATCTATTAGTTATAACTTACTGTGATAATAGTATCTTACGTGAGGAATTATACCGAGCTTATAACACACGTGCATCAGATCAAGGACCAAATGCTGGCAAATGGGATAATGGACCTATAATACAAGAAATACTATCGTTACGCAATGAATTAGCAAATATTCTTGGATTTAATAATTATGCGGAACAATCCTTAGTTACTAAAATGGCAAGAGATCCTCAAGAAGTACTCGATTTTCTCCATAATCTCGCCAAACTTGCTTTTGCTCAGGGAGAACAAGAACTAGCACAGTTATGTAAATTTGCAAAAACCAAATTCAATCATGATAAATTAGAACCATGGGATATCGCTTATTATAGTGAAAAACAAAAACAAAGCTTATTTTCTATCAATGATGAACAATTACGTCCTTATTTTCCTGAATCACAGGTTCTGAGTGGTTTATTTGAAATAGTAAAACGTGTTTATGGTATCAGAATAGTAGAACGTAAAAATGTTGATGTTTGGCATTTAGATGTTCGCTTTTTTGATGTATTTGATGAACTAGGAGAACTACGTGGTAGTTTTTATTTAGACTTATATATTCGTGATAATAAACGTTCTGGTGCTTGGATGGATGAATGTATTAGTATGATGCGTAAAGCCGATGGTACGTTACAAAAACCAGTTGCTTATTTAACCTGTAATTTTCATCGTCCTGTTAATGGAAAACCTTCATTATTAACCCATAATGAAGTTACCACATTATTTCATGAATTTGGTCATGGCATACATCATATGCTAACTATCATAGAAACTCCAGGAGTATCTGGTATTAATGGGGTTCCTTGGGATGCAGTAGAGTTACCTAGTCAATTTATGGAAAATTTTTGCTGGCAACCTGAAGCATTACATTTAATTTCTGGCCATTATGAAACTAAGAAACCTTTACCAACAGCAATAATAAATAAATTATTAAAAGTAAAAAATTACCAAGCTGCATTAGGTTTATTACGTCAAGTAGAATTAAGTCTTTTTGATTTTTATATGCATTATCTGTTCCATCCTTCTGATGGAATAAACGTATTAGAAATACTAGCTAAAGTAAAAAAACAAGTATCAGTATTACCTAACGTTGAGTGGACACGCTTTCCAAATACTTTTAGCCATGTATTTTCTGGGGGTTATGCTGCTGGTTATTATAGCTATTTATGGGCCAATGTACTCGCTGCTGATGCTTGGTCGCGTCTAGAGGAGGAAGGAATTTTTAACCAAAAAACGGGTAAGTCTTTTATAGATAATATTCTTTCACGCGGGGGATCTGAAGATCCTATGGTGTTATTTACACGTTTTAGAGGGCGTAAACCACAGCTAGATGCTATGCTACGCCACTACGGTATTAGTAATATTAGTAATATAGATAAAGATATCAACTCTAATAAGTTAAGCTAA
- the pitA gene encoding inorganic phosphate transporter PitA, whose translation MLHLFDGMDFHTGIMLFLLLLLVLFYEAINGFHDTANAIATVIYTRALRYQLAVAMSGLFNFLGVLMGGLSVAYTIVHLLPIDLLLNVSSAQGLAMIFSMLLAAIIWNLGTWYFGLPASSFHTLIGSIIGISLTNALLIDNSIVLALNLPKLMEIFLSLLISPLVGLTIAGTIVFLLRYYWSNTKKRRRIHMTPKEREKKDGKRKPPFWTRIALILSAAGVSFSHGANDGQKGIGLIMLVLIGVAPAGFVVNMNASSYDISRTRDAVHHLQQYYTQHQCNFNIANVVMPFPQQTNKVWKRYKSEVPILHEVACELSQALMPIHSASLLLSNLNRYDELSSEQRSYLRRLLMCLSDITNQIAQLQETPTIDQLFLKNLQQDLLYTVEYAPLWIIIIVAFALALGTMVGWRRVATTIGEKIGKKDMTYAQGLSAQMTAAVFIGIASYTGMPVSTTHVLSSAVTGTMLVDGNGIHSKTIKNIIIAWILTLPVTIILASGIYRLIIKFI comes from the coding sequence ATGCTACATTTGTTCGACGGCATGGATTTCCATACCGGTATAATGTTATTTTTACTTTTATTATTAGTACTATTTTATGAGGCTATTAATGGTTTTCATGATACTGCGAATGCAATAGCTACTGTTATTTATACTCGAGCCTTACGTTATCAATTAGCAGTTGCTATGTCTGGTTTATTTAATTTCCTTGGCGTGTTAATGGGTGGTCTAAGTGTAGCTTATACCATTGTTCATCTTTTACCGATTGATTTATTGCTTAATGTAAGTTCCGCACAGGGATTAGCAATGATTTTTTCTATGTTGTTAGCTGCAATTATTTGGAATTTAGGTACTTGGTATTTTGGCTTACCAGCTTCTAGTTTTCATACTCTTATTGGATCGATAATTGGCATTAGTCTAACAAATGCGCTTCTTATAGATAATTCAATAGTACTAGCTCTAAATCTTCCCAAATTAATGGAAATATTCCTATCGTTGTTGATTTCACCTTTAGTAGGGTTAACAATAGCTGGAACTATCGTTTTTCTGTTAAGGTACTATTGGAGCAATACAAAAAAACGCCGGCGTATTCATATGACACCAAAAGAAAGGGAGAAAAAAGACGGCAAACGCAAGCCACCATTTTGGACTCGTATTGCACTTATTTTATCTGCTGCAGGTGTTAGTTTTTCTCATGGTGCTAACGATGGTCAAAAAGGTATTGGCTTAATTATGCTAGTTCTAATTGGGGTAGCTCCGGCTGGTTTTGTAGTCAATATGAATGCTAGTAGCTATGATATTAGCCGTACCCGTGATGCCGTTCATCATTTACAGCAGTACTATACGCAGCACCAATGTAATTTCAATATAGCTAATGTTGTTATGCCTTTTCCACAACAGACGAATAAGGTTTGGAAGAGATATAAGAGTGAGGTACCTATATTACATGAAGTTGCTTGTGAGCTTTCACAAGCATTAATGCCAATACATAGTGCTTCACTACTACTGAGTAATTTAAATAGATATGACGAATTAAGTTCTGAGCAACGCTCTTACTTACGCCGATTACTCATGTGTCTATCAGACATAACTAATCAAATAGCGCAATTACAAGAAACTCCAACTATAGATCAACTTTTTTTAAAAAATCTACAACAAGATTTATTATATACTGTGGAATATGCGCCATTGTGGATCATTATAATAGTAGCTTTTGCATTAGCTCTTGGCACCATGGTTGGTTGGCGTAGAGTAGCAACTACTATTGGTGAGAAAATAGGTAAAAAAGATATGACCTATGCACAAGGTCTTTCGGCACAAATGACCGCTGCAGTATTCATTGGTATCGCCAGCTATACTGGTATGCCGGTATCTACGACCCACGTACTTTCATCAGCAGTTACTGGTACCATGCTAGTTGATGGTAATGGTATACATAGCAAAACTATTAAAAATATTATTATAGCCTGGATTTTAACCCTACCTGTTACTATTATCTTGGCCAGTGGGATATACAGGCTTATAATTAAATTTATTTAG
- a CDS encoding cell division ATP-binding protein FtsE yields MICFQQVSKSYLIGRQVIQSMNFHIRSSEIVIINGNSGSGKSTLLKLICGLERPNSGDIFFCGKNITQIKHSEVSLLRRQMGIIFPDNPLLLNRTVYENVAIPLVITGASIKNIRRRISAALDKVSLLDKADNFIMQLSNSEKHRVCIARAIVNKPVVLLADEPTRNLDDVLSNSILRLFEEFNRFGVTIIIATHNMKLISGKYDRIINLQQG; encoded by the coding sequence ATGATTTGTTTTCAACAAGTCAGTAAAAGCTATCTTATTGGAAGGCAAGTTATTCAAAGCATGAATTTTCATATTCGTTCTTCTGAAATAGTTATTATTAACGGTAATTCTGGTTCAGGAAAAAGTACATTATTAAAATTAATATGTGGCCTTGAACGTCCAAATTCTGGGGATATATTTTTTTGTGGTAAAAATATTACCCAAATTAAACATAGTGAAGTATCTTTGTTAAGGCGTCAAATGGGGATAATTTTTCCAGATAATCCTCTATTGCTAAATCGCACGGTATATGAGAATGTAGCAATACCACTAGTAATAACTGGCGCTAGTATTAAGAATATCCGTCGTAGAATATCAGCTGCGTTAGATAAAGTAAGCTTACTGGATAAAGCTGATAATTTTATTATGCAGTTATCTAATAGTGAAAAACATCGAGTATGTATTGCTCGAGCTATAGTTAACAAGCCGGTAGTTTTACTAGCAGATGAACCAACACGCAATTTAGATGATGTTTTATCTAATAGTATCCTACGTTTATTCGAAGAATTTAATCGATTTGGAGTTACTATTATAATAGCTACACATAATATGAAACTAATAAGCGGGAAATATGATCGCATTATAAATCTTCAGCAAGGATAA
- the ftsX gene encoding permease-like cell division protein FtsX: MENYQLNQHQTKADSWKEQLRYAWLNTLIDMWRKPITTLLIIIIIAISLTLPSLYYLIWKNINQIXKQCYPTPQFTVYLDNILDEDAAMKLIDMLKQEPYVDQVSYLSKTEAMEELRNWSGFSSAINLLEDNPLPXVVTIIPKRNIKSNEKLYQLRDQLARYKGIDEVQMEDSWLSRIDAIISLVRLLLTIIFIFIMITVILVINYSIHLSILNQRDKINVMKFIGAADNFILWHFLKHGALLGIYGVLLSIIFSKTLELLLKFAVTKVATVFGINFILYGLSWDEIVLIFLLSIMIGWIAAWFTTRPYLRNITPL, translated from the coding sequence ATGGAGAATTATCAATTAAACCAACATCAGACAAAAGCTGATTCTTGGAAAGAACAATTACGTTATGCTTGGTTAAACACACTGATAGACATGTGGCGTAAGCCAATAACAACTTTATTAATTATAATCATAATAGCAATTTCATTAACATTACCTAGCTTATATTACTTAATATGGAAAAATATTAATCAGATAGYTAAACAGTGCTATCCTACACCACAATTCACTGTGTATCTTGATAATATACTTGATGAAGATGCTGCTATGAAGCTAATAGATATGCTAAAACAAGAACCTTATGTGGATCAGGTAAGTTATTTATCTAAAACCGAAGCTATGGAAGAATTGCGTAATTGGTCTGGTTTTAGCAGTGCTATCAATCTTCTAGAGGATAATCCATTACCTRTAGTCGTAACTATTATACCTAAAAGAAATATTAAGAGTAATGAAAAATTATATCAGCTACGAGATCAATTAGCTAGATATAAAGGCATTGATGAAGTACAGATGGAAGATAGCTGGTTATCGCGTATTGATGCAATAATTAGCCTAGTCAGGCTATTATTAACGATAATTTTTATTTTCATAATGATAACTGTTATTTTAGTTATTAACTATAGCATCCATCTTAGTATTTTGAATCAACGTGATAAGATTAATGTAATGAAGTTTATCGGTGCAGCTGATAACTTTATCTTATGGCATTTTTTGAAACATGGGGCATTACTTGGAATATATGGTGTATTATTATCTATAATTTTTTCTAAAACTCTAGAGTTGCTATTAAAGTTCGCGGTTACTAAAGTTGCTACTGTGTTTGGAATTAACTTTATACTATATGGTCTTAGTTGGGATGAAATAGTTTTAATCTTTTTACTATCCATAATGATAGGTTGGATTGCTGCCTGGTTTACTACCAGACCATATTTGCGCAATATAACACCGTTGTAA